The sequence AAAGCTGTTTCTATTTGCTGAGGGCATATGAAATGGATATGTGTATCAATACCTCCGGCCGTAAGAATCTGTCCTTCACCAGCTATTGCTTCAGTACTCGGACCAATGACTATATTTACACCTTCTTGAGTGTCTGGATTACCGGCCTTTCCTATAGATACGATTTTTCCATCTTTTATCCCTATATCAGCCTTAACTATTCCCCACCAATCAAGAATTAATGCATTAGTTATTACAGTGTCAACTGCTCCTTGGCTTCTGGTTCGTTGTGATTGCCCCATACCATCTCTAATTACTTTTCCACCTCCAAATTTGACTTCGTCTCCATAGATTGTGTGATCTTGCTCTACTTCAAGAATTAAATCAGTGTCGGCTAATCGCAGCCTATCGCCCACTGTTGGGCCATAGGTTTCAGCGTAAACACGTCTAGGAATTCGATAAGACATAAAAATTTCAATCCATTGATCCGTTAATTAATCCGTTAAAACCAAACGCAAGTCGAGCCCCTCCAAAAGGCACAAGATTTACTTCACGTTGATCACCTGGCTCAAAACGAATGGCTGTCCCTGCAGGGATATCAAGTCGTTTCCCAAGAGTTACTTTTCTATCGAACTCAAGAGCCTTGTTGGATTCATAGAAATGGAAGTGGGAACCAACCTGAACAGGACGATCACCCTTATTAGAAACAGAGATAGTAGTTACAGGACGACCTACATTAAGGTCAATATCTCCAGGTTGAGGAATTAATTCTCCAGGAATCAAAATAGTCATAATTGATTTTTAACGAATTGGATCATGAAGAGTGACAAGTTTGCTGCCATCAGGGAAAACGGCTTCTATTTGCACTTCATCAATTAATTCAGGAACTCCTTCCATAACTTGATCACGACATAGCCAGGTTGTACCCTCAGACATCAATTCAGCAACAGTTTTACCGTCGCGAGCACCTTCAAGAATCTGAAAGCTTAACCAAGCTATTGCTTCTGGGTGATTGAGTTTTAAACCACGATTTAATCTACGCTCCGCAAGAAGCGCAGCTGTAAAAACAAGCAATTTGTCTTTTTCCTGAGGACTGAGATGCATAAAATTTACTAACTAGAATCAGTGTGACAAATCCAGAGGTTTTTGGTCATTCCGTATTGCACATAGTTTCGTTATAAGGTTTTTCTTGCATTGGCCAAACTCTTAATGGTTCAGGAATGCTTAATTGTCGCAACCTACGAGTATGTCTCCAGATACGAAAGAACCAAAATCTTGCAGCCTGAGTTGATGGCCCTATGTAACGAGCAGAAATACCATGATCGAGAGCACTACAACTCATCCCACCTTCTAGTCCAACCCGCTCTAAAAGAGAGTTCTGAATAAGTTCATTCAAGACTTCCTTGGAGAAATAAGTAGGTGCAACCCAGACCATAGAGCCAAAAACTGGTTGATTCCCCATTCCATGCTCAGATGAAAGTGCATTTCCTGCTAACTCCAATCGATCAACAAACTCCCATTGTTTTTTTTCGGACCAATGTCTACAAATCTCTAGATGAGAGCGCCAACAACCACTACCTAACATTTCACCAGCAGCAGTACGACCAAGGCGCACTATGTCAGTACAAATAAAACTAGAGTCTTGGTGAAGATCAACAAACATAGTCTGTTCAAAGAGACTCTCGCCAAAAAGTACAATTTCCTGTGGTAACCATTCTAGATCAGCATTTTTATTTATTTCTAAATAACAATTTTGCTTTGCCCATTCTCCTTCTGGGTGAAGAGTTGAAATACCAATAGAACCATATACTTTCTGAGCTGCAACAGTTGTAATTAGTCCACTAGTTCCTGACTCTGCTTTTACTTTCATTGTGAGTTGGTCACCTCCAACTAAACCTCCGGCAGTATGAAGTAGTGGGACCTCAAAACGTCCATCAACATCACTAGACCCTCGAAGAACTTTAAATGGAGCACTACAACTCACCTGATGAGAAGTGATTGAATTAGATACCCCAGCACAATCAGATCTCCTGATAAACCTCAGATCGCAAGTCCCATGCCAGGCAACTTCTTTTGAACTCATGAATTCATAATAAAAACTTGCCGAAATTCCACTCTGTTCCCTTAAGAACCTAATCTTTTGTTATTTCATACATCCTAAACAAGATTAAAAATTGTCAGCTCCTCCCATTTTCTTAAATAAGGTACTTCATATAAGAAGCCCCCAGAACTCTTTGATTCTTTCACTCTCTGCAAAGGAGCGAAGGTATTTAAGAGGACGAAGACAAACCCTGTGTGGACAAGAAGTACTTTTGCATCTCCCGAGGGAAGGTCCGCTAATGGAAGGAGATGTTCTTGCAGGAGAAAATCGATTTCCAAAAGTTGTAGTAAGAGCTGCTGTCGAAGATTTATTAGTAGTGCGCACAAACTCATTATTGGAATTAATTAAGGCTTCTTATCACCTTGGAAACCGTCATGTTGAACTGGAATTACACTCTCAAGAGCTTTTCTTATTAGACGATACAGTTCTAGCTAAGATGTTAAGAGGAAGAGGTCTTAAAGTTGAGAAGATAAGTAAGCCTTTTTTCCCAGAGTTAGGTGCTTACTCTCAAGTTCATAGACAAGCTTAATTTCTATGACCTCCCTAGGAATGCTTCAACTAGTTAGCCCTGCTTTGCCTGTTGGAGCATTTAGTTATTCAGAAGGGCTTGAATGGCTTATTCACACAGGAAAAATCAAAAATGAATCAAACATTTTTTCTTGGCTAGAAGGAGAACTTTTAAGAGGACAGATTAGAATCGAAGCTGCTGCCCAAACCCCTATTAGAGAAGCCCTAACGAATTGGAAGCTAAATAATGATTCAAAGACAAAATTGATTGTTTCTGATCTAAATAGTTGGTTATTAGCACTACGTGATTCATCCAATATGCGAGTTCAACAACGTCAAATGGGGAAATCACTTCTTCAACTACTTGACGATTTGGGACACCCTTTACCAGATAATACTAAAAATCTTTCTTGGACAATTGCGTGGGGTTGGGCTGGCTTGGCTTGGCATTTGTCAAAGTTGGAAGTAATCCAAGGATATCTATATAGCTGGGTTGCTAATCAACTCAGTGTTGCAGTTAGATTGCTTCCTCTTGGGCCAACTAGAGCTCAGTATTTCCAATCTGCTTTTTTACCTTTGATAAGCAACCAGGCTGAACTACTGCTAAACACTGATCCGCATCAAATATGGACTGGAGATGTTGGCGCAACATTCGCTCAGCTATCCCATTCTGAACTCTATACACGATTATTCCGAAGTTAATGAGCAACGCACTAAGACTTGGGGTTGCAGGGCCAGTTGGTTCAGGCAAAACAGCACTTGTTGAATCACTGTGCAAACGGCTACGCAATCAATTGCAACTAGCTGTAGTTACTAATGACATCTACACACAAGAAGATGCAAAGTTCCTTACCAAAGTTGGTGCATTAGAGCCTGAACGCATTCGAGGAGTTGAAACAGGTGGCTGTCCGCATACAGCCATCAGAGAAGACTGCTCAATTAATCGATCAGCAGTGGAAGATCTTGAGCGTCTTTTTCCTGATCTTGACTTGGTATTTGTGGAAAGTGGAGGCGACAATCTTGCGGCAAGCTTTAGTCCAGAATTGGTAGATATTTGTATCTACGTCATAGATGTCGCAGCAGGAGACAAGATTCCTCGAAAAGGAGGGCCTGGAATTACTCGTTCAGACTTACTTGTAATCAATAAAATTGATCTTGCTACAATGGTCGGTGCCAATCTAGAGATTATGAGACGAGATACTTCATTAATGCGAGGAGAGCAACCATGGTGTTTCACCAACCTTCAAAGCGGTGAAGGCCTAGATAAAGTAGTTGAATTCTTGTATAAACAACTACCTAATTAATTATTTGGTATACCTATTCATCAATAAAGGTATAGACCGATACATATTGAAAACCGGCTCATTAATAGCTTCTAAATCCTCGAATGTCATAAGGGCGTTCAATTCATTATGAGGAACATGTCTCTTTCCAAGCGGCTTTTTTTAGGATTGACTTCAATTCTTGTTGGAACAACTGTCACAGCTTGTGGGGGTGGAAGTCAATCTACAGAGTGTCCAGATTGTGATGATCAAGTAACGGTAGGAATCCTGCATTCATTAAGCGGGACTATGGCTATTTCTGAAACCACTTTGGTGGATACTGAAAAAATGGCAATCGAAGAAATCAATGCTGCGGGAGGCATTGAGGTAGGTGGCAAGAAATACGAAATCAAATACATCGTTGAAGATGGAGCTTCTGACTGGCCTACATTTGCAGAAAAATCAAAGAAGCTAATCGATCAAGATAAAGTTCCTGTTGTATTTGGTGGTTGGACTTCTGCTAGCCGCAAAGCAATGCTTCCGGTTTATGAATCCAAGGATGCCTTCCTTTATTATCCAATTCAATATGAGGCTCAGGAATGCTCCAAAAATATTTTTTATACAGGAGCGACCCCTAACCAACAATCTGAACCAGCCACAGATTTCATGTTTAAACGCTCGCCAGCAGCTGGCAAGCCTTTCTTCTTAGTAGGGTCCGATTACGTCTTCCCCCGAACTTCAAATACAATCACAAAAGAACAAGTCAAAGCTCTTGGTGGAACTGTAGTTGGAGAAGACTATCTACCATTAGGCAATACAGAAGTTGCTCCCATTATTGCTAAAATCAAAAAGGCACTTCCTACTGGTGGCGTCATTATCAACACATTAAATGGTGATCAAAACGTAGCTTTCTTTAAGCAAATTCAGGATGTAGGTATTACACCTCAGAATGGCTATTACGTAATGAGCTATTCGATTGCCGAAGAAGAAATTAGTACTATTGGGCCTGAGTTTCTAGTCGGGCATTACGGTGCCTGGAACTACATGATGTCAATAAATACCCCTGCTTCCAAAAAATTTGCTAAAAGCTTTAAGAAGAGATGGGGTAACGACAGGGTAGTTGCAGATCCACAAGAGTCTGCATACAACATGGTCTACTTATGGAAAGCAGCTGTAGAGAAAGCAGATTCATTTGATGACAACGCAGTGAGGGAAGCTCTAGTAGGAGTCAAGTTCAATGCTCCTCAGGGGCCAGTTGAAGTAATGCCAAATCATCACCTCTCACAAACTGTCCGGATTGGTCAAATCACCTCTAGTGGACAATTTAAAATTCTCGAAACAACTCCTGGTCCAGTTTTACCTCAAGCTTGGAACCAATATGAGCCAAGCTCTAAAGGGTATGCATGCGATTGGACTGACCGTCGTAAAGGAGAACGGTACCGCCTTTGATCTGATAGATCCTGCCATGATTTACTAAATGACGGGGAGTTCAAGCGATTGGCTCCCCATTAACAATTCAGAATTTTTTACTAGTGCAATTAATCCTTGAAAGCCTTTTCAATGGAGTTGCAATAGGCTCCGTACTTCTTATTGCAGCCCTTGGATTAGCAATTGTTTTTGGTCTTATGGGTGTTATTAACCTCGCTCACGGGGAATTAATGA comes from Prochlorococcus sp. MIT 1307 and encodes:
- a CDS encoding urease subunit beta; amino-acid sequence: MTILIPGELIPQPGDIDLNVGRPVTTISVSNKGDRPVQVGSHFHFYESNKALEFDRKVTLGKRLDIPAGTAIRFEPGDQREVNLVPFGGARLAFGFNGLINGSMD
- a CDS encoding urease subunit gamma; this encodes MHLSPQEKDKLLVFTAALLAERRLNRGLKLNHPEAIAWLSFQILEGARDGKTVAELMSEGTTWLCRDQVMEGVPELIDEVQIEAVFPDGSKLVTLHDPIR
- a CDS encoding urease accessory protein UreD, whose amino-acid sequence is MSSKEVAWHGTCDLRFIRRSDCAGVSNSITSHQVSCSAPFKVLRGSSDVDGRFEVPLLHTAGGLVGGDQLTMKVKAESGTSGLITTVAAQKVYGSIGISTLHPEGEWAKQNCYLEINKNADLEWLPQEIVLFGESLFEQTMFVDLHQDSSFICTDIVRLGRTAAGEMLGSGCWRSHLEICRHWSEKKQWEFVDRLELAGNALSSEHGMGNQPVFGSMVWVAPTYFSKEVLNELIQNSLLERVGLEGGMSCSALDHGISARYIGPSTQAARFWFFRIWRHTRRLRQLSIPEPLRVWPMQEKPYNETMCNTE
- the ureE gene encoding urease accessory protein UreE, with product MILSLSAKERRYLRGRRQTLCGQEVLLHLPREGPLMEGDVLAGENRFPKVVVRAAVEDLLVVRTNSLLELIKASYHLGNRHVELELHSQELFLLDDTVLAKMLRGRGLKVEKISKPFFPELGAYSQVHRQA
- a CDS encoding urease accessory protein UreF translates to MTSLGMLQLVSPALPVGAFSYSEGLEWLIHTGKIKNESNIFSWLEGELLRGQIRIEAAAQTPIREALTNWKLNNDSKTKLIVSDLNSWLLALRDSSNMRVQQRQMGKSLLQLLDDLGHPLPDNTKNLSWTIAWGWAGLAWHLSKLEVIQGYLYSWVANQLSVAVRLLPLGPTRAQYFQSAFLPLISNQAELLLNTDPHQIWTGDVGATFAQLSHSELYTRLFRS
- the ureG gene encoding urease accessory protein UreG — translated: MSNALRLGVAGPVGSGKTALVESLCKRLRNQLQLAVVTNDIYTQEDAKFLTKVGALEPERIRGVETGGCPHTAIREDCSINRSAVEDLERLFPDLDLVFVESGGDNLAASFSPELVDICIYVIDVAAGDKIPRKGGPGITRSDLLVINKIDLATMVGANLEIMRRDTSLMRGEQPWCFTNLQSGEGLDKVVEFLYKQLPN
- the urtA gene encoding urea ABC transporter substrate-binding protein, whose translation is MSLSKRLFLGLTSILVGTTVTACGGGSQSTECPDCDDQVTVGILHSLSGTMAISETTLVDTEKMAIEEINAAGGIEVGGKKYEIKYIVEDGASDWPTFAEKSKKLIDQDKVPVVFGGWTSASRKAMLPVYESKDAFLYYPIQYEAQECSKNIFYTGATPNQQSEPATDFMFKRSPAAGKPFFLVGSDYVFPRTSNTITKEQVKALGGTVVGEDYLPLGNTEVAPIIAKIKKALPTGGVIINTLNGDQNVAFFKQIQDVGITPQNGYYVMSYSIAEEEISTIGPEFLVGHYGAWNYMMSINTPASKKFAKSFKKRWGNDRVVADPQESAYNMVYLWKAAVEKADSFDDNAVREALVGVKFNAPQGPVEVMPNHHLSQTVRIGQITSSGQFKILETTPGPVLPQAWNQYEPSSKGYACDWTDRRKGERYRL